The DNA region GTGTAGTAGTAAAGCTTGAGATTTTCTACGGTCAATATATTATCCATACTCATTACCTCGTCTTCAGTTTCGGGTTCAGTATCTTATCCATTGCAAACCCGACAAATGCGAATGTCATCCCCATGAAGGCTATTGCCATCCCCGGCGGTACTACCCACCACCACATCCCGCTCAGCATCGCGCCTCCACTGTTAGCTGCCTGCAATATCTGACCCCAGGTAACAATTGTCGCGTCCCCAAGACCCAATAAACTTATCGTGGCCTCGACAACGATAGCTCCTGGGACATTGAGCGCCATTGAAGCGAAGGCGTAAGGGATAAGCAGAGGCACCATATGCTTGAAGATTATTCTTGTGTTAGATGCCCCGAGGGCTCTTGAGGCCTCTATGTAGGTCTCTTCCTTTATCTGGAGTCCCATGCTCCTGACAGTCTTCACCGGTCCAACCCAGTAGAATATACACATTATTCCAATCATTACCCATATGTTTGGCTTGAAGACTGCGCTCATTACGATGAGAACGGGAAGCATTGGAACACTTATGAATATCTCGAATATCCTCTGCATTAGAGAGTCTTTCCATCCGCCGACGTAAGCACTAATGACACCATAAATGACACCAATTGAAACTGAAACAAGCGCCGTAAGGAGTCCAATCAACATTGCCCATTTCACTCCGGCAATTACCCCGCTCCAGATATCTCTCTTGGAGTTATCCGTTCCAAGAATTCCATGTACTCTGCCCGCAATAGTCACGAAGGCGTTCTCAATATTTTCCTCTGCTCTTTGAAGCAGGAGGGTTACCTTCAGCTTGTATATTCCGGCGAGAGGAGAAGGACTTCTAAATATCCCTTGCTTTGCTTCGGAGAAGATCACATCGGTGGTTTTGATAGTTTGAAGCTGGACCCCTTCTGAAGGAGAGTATTTCTTGCCGAAATTCATTGATGCAGCCTGCGCCGATCTGTCTATAGAGACTCTTGCGTCCTGAGTAGGAGACATTTCAAGCTGCTTTCTATATAGATCAATTGAAAGGCCGTCAGGCCTTTGAATCGAGATAACCACAGTGGGTTTACCAACTCCAGAAGCGTGGAAAACAACATCTGAAGGAGCAACAGATGCGGAGTAATCATATTCAAAGACATATTCCTGTATTCTCATTGCGCCTGCGAGGGTCTCCGAAAAAGCGTATTCCTCTATGGATTCCGAAACAGCTCGCTTCTTTGAGGTGAAGAGATTTATCCACGAGGGCGGCGCGCTTGAGGGGAGATCTTGCCAGTAAGTTATATCTCTCCACTTTTCATTGGCTTCTGGATAAGGTACAATGACCGGTTCGAAAATTAGAATGCAGATAAATATTGCAAGAAAGATAAGACCAAACACTCCAGATCTAACCTTTCTGAATTCTCTCCAGAATTCGCTTGCAGATCTTCTGAAATCACTTACAGTCATTGTCTGCCACCTACCTTGATCCTTGGATCAAGCAAACCATAGATGAGATCCAGGATTACAAGACCGCAAATATACAGTCCCGTAGTTATTGCAAGGTTTCCCATAAGGACTGGAACATCATTTTGCTGCAAAGCAATCCAGTATAAGTTTCCCATTCCTGGCCAAGAAAAAATCCCTTCGTACACTATGTTGCCCCCCACAGAGGCTAGCAAAGCTAAGAGTGACATTGTGACAATTGGCGGGGCAGATGTTCTCATCGTGTGGCCGTATAAGACCTTTCTTTCGGGAATTCCCCTTGCTCTTGCTGCCATTATGTAGTCGTCCTGAAGTACTCCAAGGACTATGTTTCGCGTAAGGAAGGCGCGCCCCCAAAATCCAATAACAACAAGTGTTAGGACCGGAAGGGCAAGATGATAAAGAAGGTCGAAGAAATATGAGATCCCTTCTGGAGGGGGTGTGGAATGCAGACCACCAGAGGGAAAGATCTTCACTCCGTAGGC from Mesotoga sp. BH458_6_3_2_1 includes:
- a CDS encoding ABC transporter permease, producing the protein MTVSDFRRSASEFWREFRKVRSGVFGLIFLAIFICILIFEPVIVPYPEANEKWRDITYWQDLPSSAPPSWINLFTSKKRAVSESIEEYAFSETLAGAMRIQEYVFEYDYSASVAPSDVVFHASGVGKPTVVISIQRPDGLSIDLYRKQLEMSPTQDARVSIDRSAQAASMNFGKKYSPSEGVQLQTIKTTDVIFSEAKQGIFRSPSPLAGIYKLKVTLLLQRAEENIENAFVTIAGRVHGILGTDNSKRDIWSGVIAGVKWAMLIGLLTALVSVSIGVIYGVISAYVGGWKDSLMQRIFEIFISVPMLPVLIVMSAVFKPNIWVMIGIMCIFYWVGPVKTVRSMGLQIKEETYIEASRALGASNTRIIFKHMVPLLIPYAFASMALNVPGAIVVEATISLLGLGDATIVTWGQILQAANSGGAMLSGMWWWVVPPGMAIAFMGMTFAFVGFAMDKILNPKLKTR